From the Flavobacterium gyeonganense genome, the window TCTAAAAGAATCTTAGCGTTTTTAAGTGCTTTTTTTTCCTCTCCGCTGTTGTATAAATTGTAAGAAGCCATAACAGCTTTTTTTTCTTCAGCTTCAGGTGATTTTTTTACATTCGAAAAAGATTTTTTATTATTTCCGTCAATTTGTGCACACAAACAGAATGGCAGCATAACAAAAATGAATAAAAAATGACATTTGAAACTGGTTATCATGCGATGAGGTTACGTAATAAAAAACTTATGTTGTTGTATTTCTGTTCGTTATAATTTAAAATTCATTATTTCTAAGCAGCTAAATTTAACACAAATGGATTTAAATCATCCTTTTTTATGTAAAAAAATACGCCCAATTAGTTAAATAAATCAGATCAATGTCAGTTATGTAAGTAGTTTAATAGAACCAAAAAAAATTAAAATTATAGTAATTTTGTTATGAATTTTATAATATTAAAAATTAGAATGATATTAATTTTACGGTAATAAAAACATACTTATCATGAAAAAACATTTATTTATATCGACTTTTGTAATACTATTAGTTTACTCATGTGCAACAAATCCTATTACTGGAAAAAAAGATTTAAACTTTGTTTCTAATAGTGAATTATTTCCATCATCTTTCCAGCAGTATGATACTTTTCTTAAGGAGAATAAAGTAATTTCAGGAACAGCTGATGCAAAAAGAGTTGAAACTGTTGGTTATAAAATCAAAGCGGCAGCTGAAAAATATTTGACTTACTTAGGGCAGTCACAATATCTTAAAGATTACAGATGGGAGTATAAGTTGGTCGAAAATAAAGAAGTAAATGCTTGGTGTTTACCAGGAGGCAAAATTGTAGTTTATTCAGGTATTTTGCCAATTACACAAAATGAGTCGGGTTTGGCAACAGTTATGGGGCATGAAGTTTCTCATGCTTTGGCAAACCATGGTGCCCAAAGAATGAGTGCGGCACAATTGCAGCAGTTAGGAGCAGTTGGTGTTGCAGTGGCTACAGGAAGCCAAAGTGCCGAGAATCAGGCAATGTGGCAAAAGTACTATGGGTTAGGTTCAGAAGTAGGGGTGATGCTTCCTTTTAGTAGAAGCAATGAAAGCGAAGCGGATAAGATTGGATTAACTCTTATGGCAATAGCAGGTTACAATCCGGATGACTCTATAGCATTTTGGACCAGAATGTCTGCTAAATCGGGAGGTTCAGGAACTCCTGAATTTTTAAGTACGCACCCTTCAGATGCTACCAGAATTGCCAACCTTAAATCTTTAATTCCGCAGGCAAGGGAAACAGCTGCAAAAGTGGGGATTATCAGAATATAAATTCTTCCTGATCGTTATTGAAATCGTAAATAAGTTTTTGAATCAGGATTTTATTTTGGATGTATTCCTCATAGCTCATGTTTTTGTCAAATAGTAAGACAATTTTGGGGTTTACAGAGTAATCCATTCTATTAATAAAATTTAAAATTTCAGATTTCGGAATAGCAGTATTGTCAATTGATACCATATTGTTCATTTTTCTAAAGCGAAAAATGACTTTATCATTTTCAGTTGACTTTTTTGTTTTATAATACACTTTAGTGAAAGGTAAAAAAGCTAAATTCTTCCCAACAGAATCGGCGTAGGAATAATAATTCTGCGCCTTTTCATTTTTATGGGCACTGTCTGCACGTTTCTTTTCCTGAAGTTTTATAACTTGAGGAATTACTAATTTTAAAGGCAGGCGTTTGTCAATATTGAAAATCCAATTGGTTGAAATAATACTGTTTTTTCGGTTCACTTCAGCGATTGTATCTTTACCTTCGGTTTTAAAGAAAATATAAATTGGTGAGTGATCCTGTACATCTGTTACAATCGAAATATTTGATTTTGGTAATAAGACGTCTTTTTTTCTTCACATGAAAAAAGAACAAAAACAAAAAGTATAATAAAGTATTTCATTTTTTTATAAATTTATTTTATTAAACAGCTTCACACATTCAACAGCTTCTTTAACATCATGAACACGAAGAATTTTCGCACCTTTTGTTAAAGCAATCGTATTTAGAAATGTTGTTCCGTTTAAAGCTTCCTGTGGAGTAATATCCAGAGTTTTATAAATCATTGATTTTCTTGAAACACCTGCTAAAACCGGTAATTCTAAAAGATTAAAGAGTTCCATTTTTTGCAGCACTTCATAATTTTGGTCTGTTGTTTTAGCAAAACCAAATCCAGGGTCCAGAATCAGGTCATTGATACCCAGACTTCTTGTTTTAGATACTTTTTCAGAGAAATAAAACAGCATTTCTTTTACAATATCATCGTATTGTGTCAGGTTTTGCATGGTCTGCGGGTTTCCACGCATGTGCATCATAATGTAAGGAACGTTGAAGTGCGCAATTACGTCAAACATTTTACTATCTAATTCTCCTGCCGAAATATCGTTTATAATTGCGGCACCATTTTCTATACTTGCTTTTGCCACTTCTGCTCTAAAAGTATCTATTGATAATAATGTTTCAGGAAAGTGTTTTAGTATCAGTTCTATAGCAGGAATAATTCGTTCAATTTCTTGTTGTTCAGAAACGAATTCAGCACTTGGTTTACTTGAATAAGCGCCAATATCAATAAAATCAGCTCCTTCAGTTAACATTTTTTCGATTTGTGAAATAATGTCTGACTCGTTTTTATATTTTCCGCCGTCAAAAAAAGAATTTGGAGTTACATTCAAAATTCCCATTACTTTCGGAATCGACAAATCAATCAAACGGCCTTTACAGTTAATAAACATTTTGTTTAAGTTTTATTTTTTCAGCTTTAAGCCTCAGGTTGCGGGATTAACAATTTGTTTAGAAAAAACTTGAAACAAAGAAAACCTTAAACTTGAAACTATTTAATTTAATCCTTATTTTTGAACAAATTTTAGCAAATATACACCAATAAATGAAGAATACTTCTCAAGAGTTTGATAATGTCATTGCGATTTGCCGTACGTTATTTATTAATAAAATGAAAGATTATGGGAGTGCATGGCGTATTTTAAGACTGCCATCATTAACAGATCAGATTTTTATAAAAGCACAAAGAATCAGGAGTTTGCAGGAAAATGAAATTCGAAAAATTGATGAAGATGAAAAAGGGGAATTTATCGGAATTATAAATTATTCGATTATGGCACTGATTCAGTTAGAATTAGGTGTTGTTGAACAGCCTGATCTTGACGTTGAAAAAGCAACTGAGTTGTATGATGCTAAAGTTAAACTGACTAAAGATTTAATGGAAGCCAAAAATCATGATTATGGTGAGGCCTGGCGTGAAATGCGAATCAGTTCATTAACCGATTTGATTCTTCAGAAACTGCTTCGTGTAAAACAAATTGAAGACAATAAAGGGGCAACATTAGTTTCTGAAGGCATTGATGCCAATTATCAGGACATGATTAATTATGCTGTCTTTGCCTTAATACTAAATCCTATCAATAAATAAAATTCCTCTAATTTAAATTCTAAATCCCAAGTTTAAAATTGGAATTTGGAGTTTGAAAATGGGATTTTTAAATTTAATATTTTTATGAAAAACATCATTACCCAATTCTCCCGAATATTTGTCGGCGTACTTTTTATCATTTCCGGATTAATTAAACTGAATGACCCTGTTGGTTTCTCTTATAAATTAACCGAATATTTTAGTGAACCGGTTTTTAATATGCCGTTTTTAGCTCCTTTTACATTAGGATTAGCTATCTTCTTAGTGATTTTAGAGGTAGTTTTAGGAGTAATGTTGTTGGTTGGATATAAAACAAAAACGACAATTTGGAGCTTACTGGTTTTAATAGTCTTCTTTACCTTTTTGACTTTTTATTCTGCTTATTTTGATGTAGTAAAAGATTGCGGTTGTTTTGGTGACGCATTGCATTTGACACCTTGGGAATCGTTCACAAAAGATGTCGTTTTATTATTTTTTATTTTGATTTTATTTTTTAATCAGAAATTAATAAAACCATTCTTTTCAACACCGCAAACTAATTTTGCAGTTTACTTAAGTGTTGTTTTATGTGCTTTTATGGCAGTGTGGGTTTTAAATCATAATCCAATCAAAGATTTTCGTCCTTATAAGGTAGGAACCAATATCGAAAAAGGAATGGAGATTCCTGAAGGCGCCCCTAAATCTGTAGTTGAAATGATTTTTATCTATAAAGTAAATGGTGTTGATAAGGAATTTACTGAAAAAGATTTAATGAATATCCCTGAGGGAGCGACTTTTGTTGACCGAAAAGATAAGGTAATTACGGAAGGGTATGTGCCTCCCATTCATGATTTTACAATGACTAAAGATGGGTCAGATTATAAAGAAGAGTTACTAAAAGAACCAAAATTACTGATGTTTGTAACATATGATTTGGCTTTATCAAGTCCTGACGGCATGAAACAGCTAGAAATGCTAAATACTCAGGCAAAAGCAAAAGGGTATAAAGTAATTGGTATGACCGCTTCAAATGACGAAATGATTGCAAAAACTAAAAAGCAATACGGCTTAAACATTGATTTCTATTTTTGTGATGCCACTGCTTTAAAAACAATAGAAAGGGCCAATCCAAGCATTGTGGTGGTTCAAAATGGTATTATCGTTCAAAAAGTGCATTATAATGATATTGACGAATTAAAGTTATAATGTAAGAAAAGCGAATTTATGCTCATAAATGTTTCATAATTAAATTGTTATTGGAATTTCTTTTTTTGTAATTTTGTTCGGAATTACAAAATATAGGTAGATTTTAAGTTATATTTTAAAATTTTTATGTTTCATAATTATAATTTTATCTCCATATTTTCGTTCTGATAAAGACTAGCTCTTAACATACATGTTGAAAAAAATATTTTGTTTTTTTTGTTTGTGAATTTTTCTCTGTCTTATGGACAAATTGGTGGGCGATATGCCTATCAGTTTTTAAATTTGACAACTTCACCAAGGCAGGCGGCGTTAGGAGGAAAATCGATTACAATTTACGACGAGGATGTTAATCAGGTCATGTTTAATCCGGCAACTTTAAATGCAGATATGGACAATCATCTGGCAATGAATTACGGCAATTATTATGGGGAAGCTTCTTATGGAACAGCTTCTTATGCCTATACTTACGACAGACATTTGCAGACATTTTACGCCGGAATCAGCTATATAAATTACGGTACTTTTGAAGGATATGATGAAAATGGTCAGGCTACTTCAGATTTTACCGGAAGTGAGGGAGCTCTTTCGGTAGGTTATGCATACAATATTCCCTATACAGACATACATATTGGTGCAAACGCAAAATTGATAACATCCACTTTAGAAAGTTACAATTCCGTTGGTGGTGCGTTAGATTTAGGTTTTTTGTTCATTGATGAAAGAAATGATGTAAACTGGGCATTGGCAATACGAAATATAGGAACACAGTTTACTACTTATTCCGGAATAAAAGAAAAATTACCGCTGGAAATTATTGCGGGTGTTTCGCAAGAATTGGATCATGTGCCTATCAGATGGCATTTGTCTCTGGAAAATTTACAGCAATGGAATATTTCTTTTTCTAACCCTGTACGTGGACAAGGTAATATTGATGGTTCATCTGAGCCGGAGAAAGTCTCCTTTGTAAATAATGCTTTAAGACATGTAGTCTTTGGAGTAGAACTTTTTCCTAAAAAAGCATTCAATATTAGAGTAGGTTATAATTTTAGAAGAGGTGAAGAATTAAGAATTGAAGAACAGCGTAATTTTTCAGGAGTTTCATTAGGTTTTGGATTAAAAATGAATAGATTAAAATTTAATTATTCATATTCTAAATATACATTAGCAGCAAATACAAGTCTTTTTGGTTTAAATATTAATCTTCAATAATGATTTTAAATGAGAATATTTAATTTGATTTTAGTTTTAATAGTATCAGGTGCTTTTATCAGTTCAAAACCTTACTTTAAAGATGAACCTAATAGCATGGAAATAGAAAGAATTAATTTTAGAATTGATGAAATGAAATCAATGCTGAAAGCTAATTCTAAATACAATTCTAAAATTGCTTTTTTTGTTGATATGAGAATTCCATCCGGGAAAAATCGTTTTTTCGTTTATGATCTTCAAAATAATAAAATAATAGATCAGGGACTTGTAGCTCATGGATGTGGTTCTGAAACCGGAATAAAAGGAGACTTGAAGTTTAGCAATGCACCTAATTCAAACTGCACTTCATTAGGAAGGTATGCTATTGGAAGTAATTACAATGGAATGTTTGGAAAAGCATATCGATTATCCGGACTGGATGAAACAAATAGTAATGCATACAAAAGAGCGATTGTCTTACATCATTATTCGGCTGTTCCATACGATGAACAGGATCACTACATCAGCCGTAGTCATGGTTGCCCAATGGTGAACGAACAGTTTTTTAAAAGAATTGAAAAAATCATTGATTCTTCAAAATCAAACATCCTTTTAGATATTTATTATTAATACATAATAAAATTATTTTAACTAAAATTACCAACTTGAAAAATATTACTATTGCTATTGACGGTTTTTCATCAACCGGAAAAAGCACTTTAGCAAAACAATTGGCCAGTAAACTTGCTTATGTTTATGTTGATACCGGAGCAATGTATCGTGCAGTTGCTCTTTATGCAATGAATAACAATTTTATTAAAGCCGATTTTTTTGACAAGAAAGCTTTAATTGATTCACTTCCTAAAATTCAATTAGAGTTTAAATACAATGCTGATTTAGGCTTTGCCGAAATTTACCTGAACGGTGAAAATGTCGAAAAACAAATTCGTACCATTGAAGTTTCCAGTTTTGTTAGTAAAGTTGCTGAAGTTTCTGAAGTTCGTTCAAAATTAGTTGAGCAACAACAGGAAATGGGAACCAACAAGGCTATTGTAATGGATGGAAGAGATATTGGAACAGTAGTTTTTCCAACAGCAGAACTTAAAATATTCATGACAGCCAGCGCTGAAACCCGTGCACAACGACGTTTTAACGAATTGCAGCAAAAGGGAGATAATGTTTCTTATGAAGAGGTTTTAAAAAACGTTGTCGAGAGAGATTACATAGATACGCACCGTGAAGATTCTCCTTTAGTAATTGCTGACGATGCGATAGAAATTGATAATTCCTATTTAAATAAAGAAGAACAATTTGCAGCAGTTTTAGAGTTGGTAAACGAAGTTGTTAAAACTGTTTAATTCTTTGTAGATTTCATTTTTAATGGTAGTTTTACCGCTTCATTTATTTAATAGACAAATACTACTATGGATATAAAGCTAAGACTTACAATCATGAATTTTTTCCAGTTTTTTGTATGGGGAATATGGTTGATTTCATTAGGAGGGTATATGGGACAGGTTTTTGGTCCTTTAGAAGGGAGTAGTATTGGATTATCGATTGGAAGAACATATGGTTCAATGGGCTGGGCGAGTTTATTCATGCCGGCTTTACTAGGTATTATTGCGGATAAGTATCTGAGTGCTCAAAAGGTATTGGGGATTTCTCACATTATTGCCGGAATTGCAATATATTTTGCTACCAGAGCAACTAATTCTACAGAGATGTACTGGGTTATTTTTGCTACAAGCTGCTTTTATATGCCGACTATTGCATTAAATAATTCTGTAAGCTATGCGGTTCTGAATAAATTTAGCTTTGATGTTCAAAAAACATTTACTCCAATCCGGGTATGGGGAACAGTAGGTTTTATAATCGCTATGTGGGTAACGGATCTGACTGATTGGAAATCAAACACACTTCAGTTTGTTTTTGCTTCAGTATCAATGATTATTACAGGACTTTTTTGTTTTACTTTGCCCGATGTACCTGCTGAAAACAAAAATAGTAATCAGTCATTAACGAGTAAATTTGGTTTAGATAGTTTTGTACTTTTTAAGCAGAAGAAAATGGCAATATTCTTCGTTTTCGCAATGTTATTAGGTGCAGCACTACAAATAACAAATATGTTTGGTGATACTTTTATAAGAGATTTTGGTTCTAATCCTGAATATAAAGGTACTTTTGGGGTTGAACATTCTGTTTTTATTATTTCGTTATCCCAAATTTCAGAGACTCTTTTTATCCTGACCATTCCGTTTTTCTTAAAACGATTCGGTATTAAACAGGTAATGATTTTTAGTATGATTGCCTGGGTATTGCGTTTTGCTTTATTTGGAATAGGAAATCCCGGTTCCGGAGTTATTTTCCTGATATTATCGATGATAGTATATGGTATGGCATTTGACTTTTTTAATATTTCGGGCTCATTATTTGTGGAAAAACAAACAAACAGTAAAATTAGGTCAAGTGCTCAGGGTTTATTTATGTTAATGACAAATGGTGTAGGAGCCATAATTGGAGGTGAAATGGCAGGGCGTACAGTAAGTTATTTTACTATTGCTAATAAAATTCAATGGCCAAGTGTCTGGTTTTCATTTGCTGCTTATGCATTTGTAATTGCAATAGCTTTTGCAATTTTATTTAAATACAAACATGATCCAAAAGAGCTGGAAAATTTAGAACATTAATTAGAAAGAAATATATAAACAAATAATCCCACTTCTTTAGGTGGGATTATTTGTTTATAATTTAAAATAAGATTTTTATTGAGCCTCTTGGAATTTTTTAAGTGAAAGCAGCGCCTGTTCTCTTACCTTATTTTGGAAAAATCCTGTCCAGCCTAATAAATATCCGGTAATTCCGAAAGCTTGTTTCGACCATTTCCATACATCAAAATTATCGGTATGTTTGATAATTAATCCATCCTGAAAAAGAAATTCAGCAGAAACCTGATTAACTACCTTTCGATTTGTCTTACTAAATTTATAAGTGGCAACCCATCGGGCAGATCCGGAAAATTCATCTGCTTTTATATTTGAAAATTCGATTTTAATATCTCCTTTACTTTTTAAAAGCAACATTTTCCACATTTTAGACACCTGTTCTTCTTTTAGAAGACCAAAGGCTGGATCGATAAAATGTACATTAGGGTGATAACACTCACTCATCGTTTTAGCATCTGCATTTGCAAACGCAGTATAAAATTTAGCAATTAAGTTCTCGTTAGGATTCATTATAACAAAATTAGACTATAAAAGTAAGATTTTTTTTGGTTTGATAACTTATAAAAGACTAATTGCTGCAGCGGTGTCAAAAGTTTTTTTCGATTGGTCAAAAGCAGTCGAAAAATAATTTTTTCTGTTCACTGCTGTAAAATAGCCTGTCTGATTTCCAAAAGTATCAGCATTACCGGTAAGTATAAATCTGATGGCATAAATATCCGTTTTTTTTAATTTCAAAAATTCTGCAGGAGTAAAATAATAGTAAGAAGTAGTTTTTCCTTCTTCACTCTCTTTAACATTTTTATCCACACATGCAATTACATCAGCATTGACTAAATCAACATATACGCCTCCTGAAATTTTGGTTTTATCATTTCCTGTCGCGATCGTTAATTTTAGAATTCCGCCTTTATCAGTTTTGGCTATCTGTACTTCTATTTCTCCTGTGAGAATATATTTCTCACAAATAAAAGTATAACTTTCAGTTGCAGGAAAGGGTTTTGAACCTTTTACACTTATGGTTTGCTGTGCATTCGTAAAAAATGAAATTAAAAGAAACGAAATGAAGGATAATTTTAAAGTCATAAGTGTATCTAGTTATTTAATTAGCGTTAGTGTCAAATTTTTCATCCCAGTCCATTGATTTTATAGCAGAAATTAAATTTTCTTCGTTTACAAAAACACGGAGTTCTTTATTGGCGACCTTTTTTGTGTACAAAGCGCGATATCGATAGATGGTTTCGTTTTTAGATTTATAAACACCTTCTAATTTCAAATCAATAAAGCTTCCGTAGTATTGTCGAAATCTTAAACAAGTCTTAGTTAAACGTTCTTCAGTTGTGTTCTCCATAACTGATTTTGTTACTTCTGTTTCATTAAAGGGTTTGAACTTTGATGTATTGCACGTTTCAAGAACTCTTTTTCCTAATGAATAAGCTTTGTTTTCCTGACCTGAATTTATTTCTGTTTCTAAAACTTTTTTAATTTTTAGATCTTCAGTATTTCTGCTTACTGTTTTAGATTTGCAGCCTATTAATAGCAACAAACATATAATCAATCCTGCTTTCTTCATAACTATTTATATTATTTTTAATAAAAAATTGGGATCGGGGCAGTTTTCTATATAAAAATTTAAATCATTTTTGTTGCAGACACCAGGATAATCGCCCCAATAATCTTCTATGTTTTTAATAATTTGGAAATGTAAATGCGGAGCGTAATCTCCGTTTACTTCAGAATTCCCAATGTTTGCCAGATGTTCTCCTTTTTTAAAAAAATCCCCAACACTAATCCTTTGTAAACTTTCTAACGATAAATGTCCGTATAAAGTATAAAATTTTTGATTTTCAATTTCATGTTCCAAAATTATGGTCGGGCCATAATCACCTAATCCAATGTTGTTTTTAAAACTATGTATACTTCCATCCAGAGCTGCTAAAACGGGTGTTCCTGCCTTTATCCAAAAATCAATACCAAGATGGATATTGCGTTCCGAAATCATATCGCTTTTAAAAATGGAACTTCGTTGATACAAATTTCTTTTTTCAATGTAACCGCCGAAGGCTACTTCTGCATTATTTTTTTTTAAATAATCATTAATGTATTTTTCAAAATCATCTGAATTCCCCGATTTTTTTTCGGTTAAATCCAGGTTATTTAGAGATAAGTCTAAAGTTACATATTTTGAATAATCAATACTAGAGTCAATAATCTTAGCAGGGGAGATATTTTTTAATACAGAGCAAAGAGAGTTCATAATAGACTAAGCAACTTTTTCAATTATAATTAATTCGTTGTGCTGCTCTACACGAGGCAGCATTTTAGTAGAATATAATTCAGCGTTAATTTCTGAAATATATTTGCGATTTCTAATGTTATGTTTTTCATCTAGTATCATAGTATTAAAAAGGACAAATCCCTGTTTTTTTAATAGAGATAAAACCCTTTCGCTAAAAAAACGCTCAAATAAAAAGTTGGGCATATTAGTATCTTCAAAAACATCAATGATAATGAGATCGTATTGGTTTTTAGTTTTTAATACAAATTCAAAAGCATCATCAATAATGATTTCTAATTGCTTAATTTGAGAAAGATTAAAGTATTCATTAGCAATCTGAATCATATCTGCATCAATTTCCACTCCTGTTATTTTACCTCTAAATTGAATTTCATCAATCAGTGTTTTTATAACACTTCCGCCGGCAACTCCTAAAACCAAGATGTGATTCATTTCCTGAATTGTTTTAAAGCCAATATTCCTTAAGCCATATCTTAATATTCGCTGTAAACTCCCGTAAGAATAATTGGTGTTTTCCGAATCCAAAACCAATTCACCATTTGCCCATGTTACCTCAATCATTTTACTACGGGATGATTTTTTTGAAATATTTTAATTGGTATTAAATAACTAAATACTTTTCGAATCATTTTTTGCACTTTTACCAAATTTACCATTAATTTTTTTATTCTGTACAGTATATTTAAATTTTGATGAAGAGATAATGGTATAAACTTCCTTTTTCAGAGCTAATGAGCTGGAAAATAGTTGGATTGAAATGCTGAAATAAATTATGATTTATATTTAGGGATTTCAGAAATGTAGTAAGTGAGTCATTGGATTTTCTTAAGGCTTAATAAAGATTACACTATTACATTTGTTTTGGATGGAAGATTTTTTATTATCAATGCTGCTGAAGAAATGAATTAAGTAAATGCATTTAACTTTTTTACTTAGCTGAATACGTTTTAAATGTTCCGTTTTTATAGAAAAGCACGATTTTTTCAATTTCTTTATCTTCGAAATTCAAATTCAGGTTTTGGATTGCTAAAGAATTTTCGGTTTCTTTTTTTTCTTCACCATTAAATTCAGATGATTGTGTAAATGCTGCAGAAGTTTCATTATTGTTTTCTGGAAAATTTCCTTTTCCCGTCAAAATCCAGTACAAATCTATTTCCGGGAAGACTTCTAAAATTTTCATCACAAAATCTAAGCTAGGTTTGTTTCTTCCTGATAGGAGATGAGACATACTTGAACGCTGAATACCAATTTTATCTGCAAAGGCTGATGCGTTTAAACTGTAATAATCCATTACAGTTTCTAATCTTTTTTACAAATTCATCTATGTTTAGCACTGCAAACTGTTTTTTTAAAATTCTGTTTTTACAATTGTTAAAATAAAGATATTTACTTTTGTAAACTAATTAACAAGCACCATGAATTTAGAAGAATTATTTAATCAAAACAAAGAAGCGTCGATCGAAGGTCGTTATTTGACATTAGAACATATTCAGCCAATATTAGAAAGAATCAATACGAACAATCAGGTTAAGGTTGTTGGGAAATCAGTTTTGGGTAAGCCTATACATACTTATCAAATTGGTATAGGAAAAACCAGGATTTATCTTTGGTCGCAAATGCATGGAAATGAAAGTACAACTACTAAAGCATTGTTTGACTTTATTAATGTTTTGAATAATGGTTCAGAGTTTGCACAAAATATGCTTTCAGCTTTTACTTTTTGCTGTATACCAATATTAAATCCTGACGGAGCAGAATTGTATACTCGTGCCAATGCTAATGAAATTGACCTGAACAGGG encodes:
- a CDS encoding nucleoside permease; protein product: MDIKLRLTIMNFFQFFVWGIWLISLGGYMGQVFGPLEGSSIGLSIGRTYGSMGWASLFMPALLGIIADKYLSAQKVLGISHIIAGIAIYFATRATNSTEMYWVIFATSCFYMPTIALNNSVSYAVLNKFSFDVQKTFTPIRVWGTVGFIIAMWVTDLTDWKSNTLQFVFASVSMIITGLFCFTLPDVPAENKNSNQSLTSKFGLDSFVLFKQKKMAIFFVFAMLLGAALQITNMFGDTFIRDFGSNPEYKGTFGVEHSVFIISLSQISETLFILTIPFFLKRFGIKQVMIFSMIAWVLRFALFGIGNPGSGVIFLILSMIVYGMAFDFFNISGSLFVEKQTNSKIRSSAQGLFMLMTNGVGAIIGGEMAGRTVSYFTIANKIQWPSVWFSFAAYAFVIAIAFAILFKYKHDPKELENLEH
- a CDS encoding M48 family metallopeptidase, yielding MKKHLFISTFVILLVYSCATNPITGKKDLNFVSNSELFPSSFQQYDTFLKENKVISGTADAKRVETVGYKIKAAAEKYLTYLGQSQYLKDYRWEYKLVENKEVNAWCLPGGKIVVYSGILPITQNESGLATVMGHEVSHALANHGAQRMSAAQLQQLGAVGVAVATGSQSAENQAMWQKYYGLGSEVGVMLPFSRSNESEADKIGLTLMAIAGYNPDDSIAFWTRMSAKSGGSGTPEFLSTHPSDATRIANLKSLIPQARETAAKVGIIRI
- a CDS encoding nuclear transport factor 2 family protein, with the protein product MNPNENLIAKFYTAFANADAKTMSECYHPNVHFIDPAFGLLKEEQVSKMWKMLLLKSKGDIKIEFSNIKADEFSGSARWVATYKFSKTNRKVVNQVSAEFLFQDGLIIKHTDNFDVWKWSKQAFGITGYLLGWTGFFQNKVREQALLSLKKFQEAQ
- the porQ gene encoding type IX secretion system protein PorQ, coding for MLFFLFVNFSLSYGQIGGRYAYQFLNLTTSPRQAALGGKSITIYDEDVNQVMFNPATLNADMDNHLAMNYGNYYGEASYGTASYAYTYDRHLQTFYAGISYINYGTFEGYDENGQATSDFTGSEGALSVGYAYNIPYTDIHIGANAKLITSTLESYNSVGGALDLGFLFIDERNDVNWALAIRNIGTQFTTYSGIKEKLPLEIIAGVSQELDHVPIRWHLSLENLQQWNISFSNPVRGQGNIDGSSEPEKVSFVNNALRHVVFGVELFPKKAFNIRVGYNFRRGEELRIEEQRNFSGVSLGFGLKMNRLKFNYSYSKYTLAANTSLFGLNINLQ
- the cmk gene encoding (d)CMP kinase, whose product is MKNITIAIDGFSSTGKSTLAKQLASKLAYVYVDTGAMYRAVALYAMNNNFIKADFFDKKALIDSLPKIQLEFKYNADLGFAEIYLNGENVEKQIRTIEVSSFVSKVAEVSEVRSKLVEQQQEMGTNKAIVMDGRDIGTVVFPTAELKIFMTASAETRAQRRFNELQQKGDNVSYEEVLKNVVERDYIDTHREDSPLVIADDAIEIDNSYLNKEEQFAAVLELVNEVVKTV
- a CDS encoding peptidoglycan DD-metalloendopeptidase family protein — its product is MNSLCSVLKNISPAKIIDSSIDYSKYVTLDLSLNNLDLTEKKSGNSDDFEKYINDYLKKNNAEVAFGGYIEKRNLYQRSSIFKSDMISERNIHLGIDFWIKAGTPVLAALDGSIHSFKNNIGLGDYGPTIILEHEIENQKFYTLYGHLSLESLQRISVGDFFKKGEHLANIGNSEVNGDYAPHLHFQIIKNIEDYWGDYPGVCNKNDLNFYIENCPDPNFLLKII
- a CDS encoding murein L,D-transpeptidase catalytic domain-containing protein produces the protein MRIFNLILVLIVSGAFISSKPYFKDEPNSMEIERINFRIDEMKSMLKANSKYNSKIAFFVDMRIPSGKNRFFVYDLQNNKIIDQGLVAHGCGSETGIKGDLKFSNAPNSNCTSLGRYAIGSNYNGMFGKAYRLSGLDETNSNAYKRAIVLHHYSAVPYDEQDHYISRSHGCPMVNEQFFKRIEKIIDSSKSNILLDIYY
- a CDS encoding DUF1599 domain-containing protein, giving the protein MKNTSQEFDNVIAICRTLFINKMKDYGSAWRILRLPSLTDQIFIKAQRIRSLQENEIRKIDEDEKGEFIGIINYSIMALIQLELGVVEQPDLDVEKATELYDAKVKLTKDLMEAKNHDYGEAWREMRISSLTDLILQKLLRVKQIEDNKGATLVSEGIDANYQDMINYAVFALILNPINK
- the folP gene encoding dihydropteroate synthase, coding for MFINCKGRLIDLSIPKVMGILNVTPNSFFDGGKYKNESDIISQIEKMLTEGADFIDIGAYSSKPSAEFVSEQQEIERIIPAIELILKHFPETLLSIDTFRAEVAKASIENGAAIINDISAGELDSKMFDVIAHFNVPYIMMHMRGNPQTMQNLTQYDDIVKEMLFYFSEKVSKTRSLGINDLILDPGFGFAKTTDQNYEVLQKMELFNLLELPVLAGVSRKSMIYKTLDITPQEALNGTTFLNTIALTKGAKILRVHDVKEAVECVKLFNKINL
- a CDS encoding BT_3928 family protein, translated to MKNIITQFSRIFVGVLFIISGLIKLNDPVGFSYKLTEYFSEPVFNMPFLAPFTLGLAIFLVILEVVLGVMLLVGYKTKTTIWSLLVLIVFFTFLTFYSAYFDVVKDCGCFGDALHLTPWESFTKDVVLLFFILILFFNQKLIKPFFSTPQTNFAVYLSVVLCAFMAVWVLNHNPIKDFRPYKVGTNIEKGMEIPEGAPKSVVEMIFIYKVNGVDKEFTEKDLMNIPEGATFVDRKDKVITEGYVPPIHDFTMTKDGSDYKEELLKEPKLLMFVTYDLALSSPDGMKQLEMLNTQAKAKGYKVIGMTASNDEMIAKTKKQYGLNIDFYFCDATALKTIERANPSIVVVQNGIIVQKVHYNDIDELKL